A window of Aeromicrobium sp. Root236 contains these coding sequences:
- a CDS encoding DUF3817 domain-containing protein has translation MSGVAKAYRVVAYVVGINLIFVIGAWIAQLSTDDSSWWNRHSDGIGIVDMIHGYLFMALLVLIAILARRHRWKPLFIVTTMLFATIPFVSFWAEHRATKAVRGAESAKV, from the coding sequence GTGAGTGGAGTAGCCAAGGCCTACCGAGTCGTCGCCTACGTCGTCGGCATCAACCTGATCTTCGTCATCGGCGCCTGGATCGCGCAGCTGAGCACGGATGACTCGTCGTGGTGGAACCGCCACTCGGACGGCATCGGCATCGTCGACATGATCCACGGCTACCTGTTCATGGCATTGCTGGTGCTGATCGCGATCCTCGCGCGGCGCCACCGCTGGAAGCCGCTGTTCATCGTCACGACGATGCTGTTCGCCACGATCCCGTTCGTCAGCTTCTGGGCCGAGCACCGCGCGACCAAGGCCGTACGCGGGGCCGAGTCCGCCAAGGTCTGA
- a CDS encoding SURF1 family protein, which translates to MSEGTARLWLRPGLVGLHVFAVVAVAFCVFMGLWQLGVYDSRQEHERADKQHVPRVALSGLWGPDQAFTAKLNHRPVTAEGTFAPAAQQVWVTDKEQDGRRGAWLLAPLLVDGDDHALLVVRGWAPSVGDFPPVPQGKVTINAVLQPGEAGGAAYDPDSRQIGSVRIPALTNELPYDLFSGFAVNTSTSAAGGLALVPPPEPGDVSWTVGLRNLAYAFQWWVFGAFALFMWWRMATESVAAARPKVA; encoded by the coding sequence GTGAGCGAGGGGACGGCGAGGCTCTGGCTGCGGCCGGGTCTCGTCGGCCTGCACGTCTTCGCGGTCGTCGCCGTCGCGTTCTGCGTGTTCATGGGGCTGTGGCAGCTCGGGGTCTACGACTCGCGACAGGAGCACGAGCGCGCCGACAAGCAGCACGTGCCGCGGGTGGCGCTGTCCGGCCTGTGGGGGCCCGACCAGGCGTTCACCGCCAAGCTCAACCATCGTCCGGTGACCGCGGAGGGCACGTTCGCACCGGCCGCTCAGCAGGTGTGGGTGACCGACAAGGAGCAGGACGGTCGCCGGGGCGCATGGCTCCTCGCACCGCTGCTCGTCGACGGTGACGACCACGCGCTGCTGGTCGTACGTGGGTGGGCTCCGTCCGTCGGCGACTTCCCGCCCGTGCCGCAGGGGAAGGTCACGATCAACGCGGTGCTCCAGCCCGGTGAGGCCGGCGGCGCGGCGTACGACCCGGACAGCCGCCAGATCGGCTCGGTGCGCATCCCGGCGCTGACCAACGAGCTGCCGTACGACCTGTTCTCCGGCTTCGCGGTCAACACCAGCACGTCGGCCGCCGGAGGCCTCGCGCTCGTACCACCTCCGGAGCCGGGTGACGTGTCCTGGACCGTCGGTCTCCGCAACCTGGCGTACGCATTCCAGTGGTGGGTGTTCGGTGCGTTCGCGCTGTTCATGTGGTGGCGGATGGCGACCGAGAGCGTGGCCGCTGCGAGGCCGAAGGTAGCCTGA
- the pknB gene encoding Stk1 family PASTA domain-containing Ser/Thr kinase, with translation MTESGDETIRLGDRYELGGLLGRGGMADVRVGRDLRLGRTVAVKQLRGDLAADDTFQARFRREAQSSAALNHPSIVAVYDTGESIDKHGSHVPYIVMEYVEGQTLRDILRGAENGRKILPERALSITADVLSALDYSHRSGIIHRDIKPANVMLTPSGQVKVMDFGIARAIADTSSAMTQTAAVIGTAQYLSPEQARGETVDARSDIYSTGCLLYELLTGRPPFVGDSPVSVAYQHVREEARPPSQLNPDVSAAIDNIVAKSLAKRVEDRYQSAADMRKDIERVLAGQAVEAPTAATAVVSGATAVAPAAPVLPVAGGARRAEPDPDEDEPESRAKWWIIGAIAVLLLAGIAFAIYKATESPAEPTQFKVANVTGKTVESATRILERDNKFVVSSKTEERASSEVDEGLVIETDPPAGELADEGSSITLVVSTGPDKVKMPDVSQLQYKVAKDQLESGEGKFKVKREWVDNSADRGVVINTTPFAGEPVDVGSEVTLFVSKGQVTVPNVVGQTVEQATKTLKDAGLKVTTKDDPSAQQPEGIVTAQNVAPNEKVAPGSTVQLTVSANPGEDTDPGAADADGAGVLGTEADGTDG, from the coding sequence ATGACCGAATCCGGCGACGAGACCATCCGCCTGGGCGACCGCTACGAGCTCGGCGGTCTGCTCGGACGCGGAGGCATGGCCGATGTACGCGTCGGGCGCGACCTGCGCCTCGGCCGTACCGTCGCGGTCAAGCAGCTCCGCGGCGACCTCGCTGCGGACGACACGTTCCAGGCCCGCTTCCGGCGCGAGGCCCAGTCGTCGGCCGCGCTCAACCACCCGTCGATCGTCGCGGTCTACGACACCGGCGAGTCGATCGACAAGCACGGCAGCCACGTGCCCTACATCGTCATGGAGTACGTCGAGGGCCAGACCCTGCGCGACATCCTGCGTGGCGCCGAGAACGGCCGCAAGATCCTGCCCGAGCGCGCCCTCTCGATCACGGCCGACGTGCTGAGCGCGCTCGACTACAGCCACCGCTCCGGCATCATCCACCGCGACATCAAGCCGGCCAACGTCATGCTGACCCCGTCCGGCCAGGTCAAGGTCATGGACTTCGGCATCGCCCGCGCGATCGCCGACACCTCGTCGGCCATGACGCAGACCGCCGCGGTCATCGGCACGGCCCAGTACCTCTCGCCCGAGCAGGCTCGCGGCGAGACGGTCGACGCCCGCAGCGACATCTACTCCACCGGCTGCCTGCTCTACGAGCTGCTCACCGGACGCCCGCCCTTCGTGGGCGACAGCCCCGTCTCGGTGGCCTATCAGCACGTACGCGAGGAGGCCCGGCCCCCGTCGCAGCTCAACCCCGACGTCAGCGCCGCGATCGACAACATCGTCGCGAAGTCGCTGGCCAAGCGCGTCGAGGACCGCTATCAAAGCGCCGCCGACATGCGCAAGGACATCGAGCGGGTGCTCGCCGGTCAGGCCGTCGAGGCGCCGACCGCGGCCACCGCCGTCGTCAGCGGAGCCACCGCCGTCGCTCCCGCGGCACCCGTGCTGCCCGTCGCCGGCGGCGCCCGTCGGGCCGAGCCCGATCCCGACGAGGACGAGCCCGAGAGCCGCGCCAAGTGGTGGATCATCGGCGCGATCGCCGTGCTGCTGCTGGCCGGCATCGCGTTCGCGATCTACAAGGCCACCGAGTCACCGGCGGAGCCGACCCAGTTCAAGGTCGCCAACGTCACCGGCAAGACCGTCGAGTCGGCCACGCGCATCCTCGAGCGGGACAACAAGTTCGTGGTCAGCTCCAAGACCGAGGAACGCGCCAGCAGCGAGGTCGATGAAGGACTCGTGATCGAGACCGACCCGCCCGCGGGCGAGCTGGCCGACGAGGGCAGCAGCATCACACTCGTGGTCAGCACCGGTCCTGACAAGGTCAAGATGCCCGACGTCAGCCAGCTCCAGTACAAGGTCGCCAAGGACCAGCTCGAGAGCGGCGAGGGCAAGTTCAAGGTCAAGCGCGAATGGGTCGACAACAGCGCCGACCGTGGTGTGGTGATCAACACGACGCCGTTCGCCGGCGAGCCGGTCGACGTCGGGTCGGAGGTGACCTTGTTCGTCTCCAAGGGCCAGGTCACCGTGCCCAACGTCGTCGGTCAGACGGTCGAGCAGGCGACCAAGACCCTCAAGGACGCGGGGCTCAAGGTCACCACCAAGGACGATCCCAGTGCTCAGCAGCCGGAGGGCATCGTGACGGCGCAGAACGTCGCGCCCAACGAGAAGGTCGCACCCGGCTCCACCGTGCAGCTGACGGTGTCGGCCAACCCTGGAGAGGACACCGACCCGGGTGCCGCCGACGCGGACGGGGCCGGGGTGCTCGGCACCGAGGCCGACGGCACCGACGGCTAG
- the glyA gene encoding serine hydroxymethyltransferase: MSHNQHLSEFDPDIAALLDAELHRQQSTLEMIASENFAPVASLEAQGSVLTNKYAEGYPGKRYYGGCEFVDQVETIAIDRLKQLFDAGYANVQPHSGATANAAALHAIATAGDTILGLDLANGGHLTHGMKLNFSGKLYKPVAYHVVPETGLVDMDEVRTLAHEHQPTVIIAGWSAYPRQLDFALFREIADEVGAKLWVDMAHFAGLVAAGLHPSPLPHAHIVTTTTHKTLGGPRGGAILTNDEDIAKKMRSAVFPGQQGGPLEHVIAAKAVAFKMALEPEFKERQQRTIEGAKILADRLVADDTRAAGVNVLTGGTDVHLVLVDLRESELDGQQAEDRLHEVGITVNRNAVPNDPRPPMVTSGLRIGTPALATRGFGADEFTEVADIIAAALLPGDVDIEGLRKRVTVLAERFPLYPDVAPFMS, from the coding sequence ATGAGCCACAACCAGCATCTCTCCGAGTTCGACCCTGACATCGCCGCGCTCCTCGACGCCGAGCTGCACCGTCAGCAGTCGACGCTCGAGATGATCGCGTCGGAGAACTTCGCCCCCGTCGCCTCCCTCGAGGCCCAGGGCAGCGTCCTGACCAACAAGTACGCCGAGGGCTACCCAGGCAAGCGCTACTACGGCGGCTGCGAGTTCGTCGACCAGGTCGAGACCATCGCGATCGACCGGCTCAAGCAGCTGTTCGACGCGGGCTATGCCAACGTGCAGCCGCACTCCGGTGCGACCGCCAACGCCGCTGCCCTGCACGCCATCGCCACGGCCGGTGACACGATCCTCGGCCTCGACCTGGCCAACGGTGGGCACCTGACGCACGGCATGAAGCTCAACTTCTCCGGCAAGCTCTACAAGCCGGTGGCCTATCACGTCGTGCCCGAGACCGGTCTGGTCGACATGGACGAGGTCCGGACCCTCGCGCACGAGCACCAGCCGACCGTGATCATCGCGGGCTGGTCGGCGTATCCCCGCCAGCTCGACTTCGCGCTGTTCCGCGAGATCGCCGACGAGGTCGGCGCCAAGCTGTGGGTCGACATGGCCCACTTCGCCGGGCTCGTGGCGGCAGGCCTGCACCCCAGCCCGCTGCCGCACGCGCACATCGTCACGACGACGACCCACAAGACCCTGGGTGGTCCGCGTGGCGGCGCGATCCTGACCAACGACGAGGACATCGCCAAGAAGATGCGCTCCGCCGTGTTCCCCGGTCAGCAGGGTGGCCCGCTCGAGCACGTCATCGCCGCCAAGGCCGTCGCGTTCAAGATGGCGCTCGAGCCGGAGTTCAAGGAGCGCCAGCAGCGGACCATCGAGGGAGCCAAGATCCTCGCGGACCGCCTGGTCGCCGACGACACCCGTGCCGCGGGCGTCAACGTCCTGACGGGTGGCACCGACGTGCACCTCGTGCTGGTCGACCTGCGGGAGTCCGAGCTCGACGGCCAGCAGGCCGAGGACCGGCTCCACGAGGTCGGCATCACGGTCAACCGCAACGCAGTGCCCAACGACCCGCGCCCGCCGATGGTGACCTCGGGTCTGCGCATCGGCACGCCGGCCCTCGCGACGCGTGGCTTCGGCGCCGACGAGTTCACCGAGGTCGCCGACATCATCGCCGCCGCGCTGCTCCCGGGTGACGTCGACATCGAGGGTCTGCGCAAGCGGGTGACCGTGCTGGCCGAGCGCTTCCCGCTCTACCCGGACGTCGCGCCCTTCATGTCGTGA
- a CDS encoding response regulator transcription factor has translation MTRVFLLDDHEIVRRGLRDLLEQEEDITVVGEAGTAADALARIPAVGPDVAVLDARLPDGSGVDVCRSIRSSHPAIAVIILTSYDDDDALFAAIMAGAAGYVLKQVRGHDLVEAVRRVASGHSLLDPVVTQRVLTRIREGGPQVDPIDRLTVQENRILELIGEGMTNRQIAAEMFLAEKTVKNYVSQLLAKLGLQRRTQAAVLAVRRPPAKTLGDRRPDTLGP, from the coding sequence GTGACCAGGGTGTTCCTGCTGGACGACCACGAGATCGTGCGTCGCGGCCTGCGGGACCTGCTCGAGCAGGAGGAGGACATCACCGTCGTGGGCGAGGCCGGAACGGCTGCCGATGCTCTCGCGCGCATCCCCGCGGTCGGGCCGGACGTCGCGGTGCTCGACGCCCGCCTGCCCGACGGGTCGGGGGTCGACGTCTGCCGCAGCATCCGGTCGTCCCACCCGGCCATCGCGGTCATCATCCTCACGTCGTACGACGACGACGACGCGCTGTTCGCGGCGATCATGGCGGGTGCGGCCGGCTACGTACTCAAGCAGGTGCGTGGCCACGACCTCGTGGAGGCGGTACGCCGGGTCGCCTCCGGACACTCGCTGCTGGATCCCGTCGTCACCCAGCGCGTGCTGACCCGTATCCGTGAGGGCGGCCCACAGGTCGATCCCATCGATCGGCTCACGGTGCAGGAGAACCGGATCCTGGAGCTCATCGGTGAGGGCATGACCAACCGGCAGATCGCGGCCGAGATGTTCCTCGCCGAGAAGACGGTCAAGAACTACGTCTCCCAGCTCCTTGCGAAGCTGGGGCTCCAGCGACGGACCCAGGCCGCCGTGCTCGCCGTCCGACGTCCCCCTGCCAAGACGTTGGGAGATCGTCGGCCAGATACCCTTGGGCCATGA
- a CDS encoding enoyl-CoA hydratase/isomerase family protein, whose amino-acid sequence MPVTVERTDDGIAVLTFSAPPVNLYSLELHDELDRALDEVESASPRALLIRAEGKIVSGGVDVSQFHARKTKADTQQLYDRMLELPTRVDALAYPTIFAAHGLTLTWAFEVALACDLVLASERAKFGLVERVIGLTPTMGGTQRLAARAGVGRAKELVLTGDLYDAATLERWNVVNRVLPSEGFDDAVLAFVAHLAAGPTKAFGAAKDILRHFEAGGVPQANAHVTAIAAELFDTQDLQDGMESFLRDGPGKATFTGS is encoded by the coding sequence ATGCCGGTCACCGTCGAACGTACGGACGACGGCATCGCCGTCCTCACCTTCAGCGCACCTCCGGTCAACCTCTACTCCCTCGAGCTGCACGACGAGCTCGACCGCGCGCTCGATGAGGTCGAGTCGGCGTCGCCGCGCGCGCTCCTGATCCGCGCCGAGGGCAAGATCGTCTCCGGCGGCGTCGACGTCTCGCAGTTCCACGCCCGCAAGACCAAGGCCGACACCCAGCAGCTCTACGACCGGATGCTCGAGCTCCCGACGCGCGTGGACGCGTTGGCGTACCCCACGATCTTCGCCGCCCACGGCCTGACCCTCACGTGGGCCTTCGAGGTGGCGCTCGCGTGTGACCTCGTCCTCGCCTCCGAGCGGGCGAAGTTCGGGCTGGTCGAGCGCGTCATCGGGCTGACCCCGACGATGGGTGGCACCCAACGTCTCGCCGCCCGGGCCGGCGTCGGGCGTGCCAAGGAGCTCGTGCTCACCGGCGACCTCTATGACGCCGCGACGCTCGAACGGTGGAACGTGGTCAACCGCGTGCTGCCGTCCGAGGGCTTCGACGACGCCGTGCTGGCGTTCGTCGCGCACCTCGCCGCTGGTCCGACGAAGGCGTTCGGCGCGGCGAAGGACATCCTCCGGCACTTCGAGGCCGGGGGAGTGCCGCAGGCCAACGCGCATGTCACGGCGATCGCCGCCGAGCTGTTCGACACGCAGGACCTGCAGGACGGCATGGAGTCGTTCCTCCGCGACGGCCCCGGCAAGGCCACGTTCACCGGAAGCTAG
- a CDS encoding penicillin-binding protein 2 — MNRPIRNIAIACLVLFAALLLNINYVQFVEADSLNSKPNNRRVIDEEFSRDRGAILVDGDPVAESVKSKDEYKFQRRYPDAKLYASLTGSFSYIYGSSALEYSQNRVLSGSDNRLFVNRVVDLVSNKQPKGGSVELTIDPLAQKAAAEGLARLGKDTKGSVVAINPQTGAVLAMVNQPSYDPNKLASHDFTAVQKAYNAYTRDKDQPMLNRATQQTLPPGSTFKLVTAAAALENGVVDNIDDKIKAGARLTFPGTSYTLPNENGGNCGGDRITFEQALNVSCNVAFGALAGKIGQEKLNEQAAKFGFGTDPIDGLAANASRFTSGGGRLERTSLAQSGIGQYEVAATPLQMAMVAAGIANGGEVMKPYVVKTVRAPNLSVLEQAKPERLSEAMSNANAAKLREMMVSTVTRGTATSAQISGVDVGAKTGTAQSTPDRPPYAWFVSFAGGDDPKVAVAVLVESSDTARDEIAGGRLAGPIAKSVMEAVLGK, encoded by the coding sequence GTGAACCGCCCGATCCGCAACATCGCCATCGCCTGTCTCGTCCTGTTCGCAGCACTGCTGCTCAACATCAACTACGTGCAGTTCGTCGAGGCCGACAGCCTCAACTCCAAGCCCAACAACCGGCGCGTGATCGACGAGGAGTTCTCCCGCGACCGCGGCGCGATCCTCGTCGACGGCGATCCGGTCGCCGAGAGCGTCAAGTCCAAGGACGAGTACAAGTTCCAGCGGCGCTACCCCGACGCCAAGCTCTATGCGTCGCTGACCGGCTCGTTCTCCTACATCTATGGCTCCAGCGCGCTCGAGTACTCGCAGAACCGGGTGCTCTCCGGCAGCGACAACCGGCTGTTCGTCAACCGCGTCGTCGACCTCGTGTCCAACAAGCAGCCCAAGGGCGGCAGCGTCGAGCTGACGATCGACCCGCTCGCGCAGAAGGCCGCCGCCGAGGGTCTCGCCCGGCTCGGCAAGGACACCAAGGGCTCGGTCGTCGCGATCAACCCGCAGACCGGTGCGGTCCTGGCGATGGTCAACCAGCCGTCGTACGACCCCAACAAGCTGGCGAGCCACGACTTCACCGCGGTGCAGAAGGCCTACAACGCCTACACCCGCGACAAGGACCAGCCGATGCTCAACCGGGCGACGCAGCAGACCCTGCCGCCCGGCTCGACCTTCAAGCTCGTCACCGCCGCCGCGGCGCTCGAGAACGGCGTCGTCGACAACATCGACGACAAGATCAAGGCCGGCGCCCGCCTCACGTTCCCGGGCACGTCCTACACGCTGCCCAACGAGAACGGCGGCAACTGCGGCGGCGACCGCATCACGTTCGAGCAGGCGCTCAACGTCTCGTGCAACGTGGCGTTCGGTGCCCTGGCCGGCAAGATCGGCCAGGAGAAGCTCAACGAGCAGGCCGCCAAGTTCGGGTTCGGCACCGATCCGATCGACGGCCTCGCCGCCAACGCCAGCCGCTTCACCTCCGGCGGGGGCCGGCTCGAGCGGACGTCGCTCGCCCAGTCCGGCATCGGCCAGTACGAGGTCGCCGCGACACCGCTGCAGATGGCGATGGTCGCGGCGGGCATCGCCAACGGCGGCGAGGTCATGAAGCCGTACGTCGTCAAGACCGTGCGCGCGCCCAACCTCAGCGTGCTCGAGCAGGCGAAGCCCGAGCGCCTCAGCGAGGCCATGAGCAACGCCAACGCCGCCAAGCTCCGCGAGATGATGGTCAGCACCGTCACCCGCGGCACCGCCACGTCGGCCCAGATCTCCGGCGTCGACGTCGGCGCCAAGACCGGCACCGCGCAGTCGACCCCCGACCGACCGCCCTACGCCTGGTTCGTGTCGTTCGCTGGGGGTGACGACCCCAAGGTCGCCGTCGCAGTGCTCGTCGAGTCCAGCGACACCGCCCGCGACGAGATCGCCGGCGGACGCCTCGCGGGCCCGATCGCGAAGTCCGTCATGGAGGCTGTGCTCGGAAAATGA
- a CDS encoding rhomboid family intramembrane serine protease translates to MNLPASDYRCYRHPDREAYISCQRCERLICPECMNDASVGFQCPSCIAEGAKSVRAPRTMAGGLVSSNVGTVSLALIGVNVAAYLLTRATGGTDGSVFQHGAMLAESRFNLDGELLKGVSDGAYWRLLTSAFLHENILHIAFNMYALYLFGPFVEQALGRVRFIAAYLTMSVGASAFVYWLSDPGTLTIGASGAIFGLFGMALILLLKAKQDVTTLLVLLGINAFLSTQGNISWQGHLGGFVFGCLLGVVFAYAPRERRSQVQALAMVAVWIGIIVAVVLRTQQLTG, encoded by the coding sequence GTGAACCTCCCAGCTTCGGACTATCGCTGCTACCGGCACCCTGACCGCGAGGCCTACATCTCGTGCCAGCGCTGTGAGCGGCTGATCTGTCCGGAGTGCATGAACGACGCGTCGGTGGGGTTCCAGTGTCCGTCGTGCATCGCCGAAGGAGCCAAGTCCGTACGGGCTCCCCGGACGATGGCCGGCGGCCTGGTCTCCTCCAACGTCGGAACCGTGTCGTTGGCGCTGATCGGCGTCAACGTCGCGGCCTACCTGCTGACCCGGGCCACCGGTGGCACCGACGGCAGCGTGTTCCAGCACGGTGCGATGCTGGCCGAGTCGAGGTTCAACCTCGACGGAGAGCTCCTCAAGGGCGTCTCCGACGGGGCCTACTGGCGGCTCCTGACCTCGGCGTTCCTGCACGAGAACATCCTGCACATCGCCTTCAACATGTACGCGTTGTACCTCTTCGGCCCGTTCGTCGAGCAGGCGCTCGGGCGGGTCCGCTTCATCGCCGCCTACCTGACGATGTCAGTGGGCGCCTCCGCCTTCGTCTACTGGCTGTCGGACCCGGGGACGCTGACGATCGGCGCCTCCGGCGCGATCTTCGGCCTGTTCGGCATGGCGCTGATCCTGTTGCTCAAGGCCAAGCAGGACGTCACGACGCTGCTCGTGCTGCTGGGCATCAACGCATTCCTCAGCACGCAGGGCAACATCAGCTGGCAGGGCCATCTCGGTGGCTTCGTCTTCGGCTGCCTGCTGGGCGTGGTCTTCGCGTACGCCCCGCGTGAGCGCAGGTCACAGGTGCAGGCCCTGGCGATGGTCGCCGTGTGGATCGGGATCATCGTCGCGGTCGTGCTCAGGACCCAACAACTCACCGGTTAG
- a CDS encoding cell division protein CrgA, whose product MAKDKAPKAPKPQKIGNRWAGPAMVTSGVIGLVWIVVFYTLSNQTIDYPSWLQWYDDLDSWNLVVGMGFIVAAFGFAMKWE is encoded by the coding sequence GTGGCGAAAGACAAGGCCCCCAAGGCACCGAAACCCCAGAAGATCGGCAACCGCTGGGCAGGTCCCGCGATGGTCACGTCGGGTGTCATCGGGCTCGTGTGGATCGTCGTCTTCTACACGCTGAGCAACCAGACGATCGACTACCCGTCGTGGCTGCAGTGGTACGACGACCTCGACAGCTGGAACCTCGTCGTCGGCATGGGCTTCATCGTGGCAGCCTTCGGCTTCGCCATGAAGTGGGAGTGA
- a CDS encoding peptidylprolyl isomerase, which yields MASQLIATFTTNHGAIVVELFPNHAPKTVDNFVGLAEGTKDWIDPATGQISNKPFYDGLGFHRIIPNFMLQGGDPLGTGTGGPGYEFEDEFHPDLQFNKPYLLAMANAGPGTNGSQFFITLVPTDWLNRKHTIFGEVVDADSKAVVDAIGAAPTDGFDRPIEPVVIEKLTIERREA from the coding sequence GTGGCCTCGCAGCTCATCGCGACCTTCACGACCAACCACGGCGCCATCGTCGTGGAGCTCTTCCCCAACCACGCCCCCAAGACCGTCGACAACTTCGTCGGCCTCGCCGAGGGCACCAAGGACTGGATCGACCCGGCCACCGGCCAGATCTCGAACAAGCCGTTCTACGACGGCCTCGGGTTCCACCGCATCATCCCCAACTTCATGCTCCAGGGCGGCGACCCGCTCGGCACCGGCACCGGCGGACCCGGCTACGAGTTCGAGGACGAGTTCCACCCGGACCTGCAGTTCAACAAGCCCTACCTGCTGGCGATGGCCAACGCCGGACCGGGCACCAACGGCTCGCAGTTCTTCATCACGCTCGTGCCGACCGACTGGCTCAACCGCAAGCACACGATCTTCGGTGAGGTCGTCGACGCCGACAGCAAGGCTGTCGTCGACGCGATCGGCGCGGCGCCGACGGACGGCTTCGACCGCCCGATCGAGCCCGTCGTCATCGAGAAGCTGACGATCGAGCGTCGCGAGGCGTGA
- a CDS encoding DUF881 domain-containing protein yields MAKAGSHARQRWPVAVLGIFVFIGLLFAAGRVSADGGDLRPAGGDPASLAQERAKRVDQRRADARHLRSDIEDLSASVSSATVKKLRAQAKALEEPSGLTAVEGPGIRVTLNDAPPDANPPDGTNPNMLFVHQQDIQAYVNALWAGGAEAVTLQSQRLISTTGIKCVGATVVLDGVPYFPPYVIEAIGDVASMNTALNTSPSTILFAQYASDSQYQLGLKIEDVDNVKAPAYAGTVSLRFAKPTS; encoded by the coding sequence ATGGCGAAGGCGGGGAGCCACGCGCGCCAGCGTTGGCCCGTTGCCGTGCTGGGGATCTTCGTGTTCATCGGGCTCCTGTTCGCCGCGGGGAGGGTCAGCGCCGACGGTGGTGACCTCCGTCCGGCCGGCGGCGATCCCGCTTCACTGGCCCAGGAACGCGCCAAGCGCGTGGACCAACGCCGGGCGGATGCCAGGCACTTGCGCTCCGACATCGAGGACCTCTCGGCCAGTGTCTCCAGCGCCACCGTCAAGAAGCTCCGCGCCCAGGCGAAAGCCCTCGAGGAGCCGTCCGGCCTGACGGCAGTCGAGGGCCCCGGCATCCGGGTGACCCTCAACGACGCCCCGCCCGATGCCAACCCGCCCGACGGCACGAATCCCAACATGCTGTTCGTGCACCAGCAGGACATCCAGGCCTACGTCAACGCCTTGTGGGCCGGAGGTGCCGAGGCAGTCACGCTGCAGAGCCAGCGGTTGATCTCGACGACCGGCATCAAGTGCGTCGGAGCGACCGTGGTCCTCGACGGCGTGCCCTACTTCCCGCCCTACGTCATCGAGGCGATCGGTGACGTGGCCTCGATGAACACCGCCCTCAACACGTCACCGTCGACGATCCTGTTCGCCCAGTACGCGAGCGACTCGCAATACCAGCTCGGCCTCAAGATCGAGGACGTCGACAACGTCAAGGCCCCTGCCTACGCCGGAACCGTCAGCCTGCGTTTCGCCAAGCCGACGAGCTAG